The Agromyces mariniharenae sequence ATGCCGACGACGCGACGCGGGCCGCTGCGGCCGACATCGCCGAGGCGGCGGTCGATGGCCTCATGCCCTCGGCGCTGTTCGGGCTCCTGTTCTGGCCGACCCGCCGGGCAGCGGCCGCGCTGCTGCACGTCGACCTCGCGCCGACGCTCCGGCGGGGCGACGATCCCGTGCGGGAGCTCCTCGACGGCGTGCCCACCGCGCTGCCGCCCAGCGTCGACCCCGTCGAGGTGCCGGGGGTCGGCAGCGGCGTCGCCGTGCGGTTCGTGCTGCCGGCCGCACCGGGCGAGACGCCCGTCGCGGGCATCGGCTACGTGCTGTCGGGCCCGCGGGGATCGGTGCGCATCGTCTCGTCGCCGACCAGCACGACCATGGTCGGCATGCTCGACGCGCCGCTGCGCGAGCTCGTCGGCACGCTCCGCTTCGTCGCATGACCGAGCCGAGCGCCCCGGTGGCGGCCAGGCCCACCGCGAACGAGTACGCCCGAGCCGTGTCCGGCGATGCCGGGCGGTTCGACTGGACCGAGTTCGAGCGCAGCCTGCTCTCGCGGCGCGCCGACCTCCTCGCGCCGTGGGAGTCCGCGTTGCGCGACCTGCGCGCGCCGCGGCGTGCCTCCGCCTGGCGTGGGGCGGGCGTGTTCGTCCTGTCGATCGTGCCGTTCGTCGTGCCCGGGCTCCTCGTCATCGGCATCCGCACCGACCAGCCGCTCGCGGGCTGGCTCGCCGCCGCGCTCGTGCTCTCGCTGGCGCACGTCGTGTTCCGCCTCGTGCAGCTCCGCGCCGCGCGTCGCGGCGCCGCTCCCGACGCGCCGCAGGGCCTGGTGCTGGCCGGCGTGTCGGTCGCGTTCGCCGTGCTCGCCGCGGTGCTCGCGGCGCTCATCGCGATCCAGCGCCCGCAGCCGCTCGCCTTGCCGGCCGCCGCCGCCGCCGTCGCGATGGCCGCGGTCCTGGTGATCTGGGTCGTCGCCGAGCGCCGTCGCAGCCGTGCGGCCGGCACCGCGGATGCCGCGCCCGGCGACGCCGTGGGGGCGCTTCGCGCCGCGGTCGACGGGCTCGCGCCGAACGACCGGGCCGCCATCGAGCGCGATCGCGACGGCGCGCTCGAGCTGCTCGTGCGCAACGGCGTCTGCTCCGACGCCGAGCGACGCGACGCCGCCGACGCACCGCTCGGCGGGATCGCGCGGTGGGCGTGGGCCGCCGGCCGCCGAGCCTCCGACGCGCGCGGCTGACCGTCGTCGCGACGGTCGGCGTACGCTCGGAACGATGGACCTCTCCCGTCGCAACGCCTGGGTCGTCGCCGCCTTCGCCGCCGCCCTGGACTTCGCCGCGATCGTGTGCGCGTGGGGGTTCGTGAGCCTGCTGACCGACGCCGATGTGATCGCGGCTCCCGATGCGGGCCTGTTCGTCGGGCCGGCGGCGGCCGGGGCATCCGTCGCGGCCGTGCTGCTCACGCTGGCGCACACGCTGCGGCGCCCCGAGCGGCAGCTGCCCAGCGTGCTCTTCTCGGCGATCTGGAGCTGGGTGGCGCTCGTCGTCGTGGCGACGGTCGGCTACGCGATCGCGACCGGGACGCTGCTCGCCGCGCTGCTCTTCGGCCTCGGGCTCGGCGTCACGTGGTTCGGGCTGCTCGTCCCGGCGCTCGCCGCCGTGGTCGCCTCGTTCGCGCTGCTCGTCGCACGCGGACGCTCGAGCGGCATGGCCCGCCCGCGGTGGCCGTGGGAGCGCGACGACGAGGAGTGACGAGCGCTCCGGGCTCGTCGACGACGGCCCCTGAGCTCGTCGACGGATGCCACGCGCGCCGCGCCATCCGGTCGCCGGATCGAGGGCCGCCGCGCGGTCGCGCAGTATCGTGAACGCGTGGAGGGTTCGATCGAGGCGCGCGTGAGCCACGAGGTCGACCGATGGCTGGCGTGGTTGCCG is a genomic window containing:
- a CDS encoding DUF6121 family protein, with the translated sequence MDLSRRNAWVVAAFAAALDFAAIVCAWGFVSLLTDADVIAAPDAGLFVGPAAAGASVAAVLLTLAHTLRRPERQLPSVLFSAIWSWVALVVVATVGYAIATGTLLAALLFGLGLGVTWFGLLVPALAAVVASFALLVARGRSSGMARPRWPWERDDEE